In the genome of Massilia sp. PAMC28688, one region contains:
- a CDS encoding ABC transporter ATP-binding protein, translating to MIDTRNLRLTVGSRTLVDNLDWHVAPGECWCVIGRNGAGKSTLMRTLAGLRDPDGGTVSILGKPIDKWPLTDLARQRAYLAQSRSDAFAYSAIETVLSARHPYHANRYWEGSDDYLAARAALDSMEVLDLAERDVRTLSGGERQRVAIAAMLAQDTPLLLLDEPANALDLAHQVSVMRLLTRLCREQGKTAIMIGHDLGHAHQASTHALLLMGDGEWLAGPADEVMSAPILSRYLGHPIEVISHGTRRLFIATEEDE from the coding sequence ATGATCGATACCCGCAACCTGAGACTCACTGTCGGCAGCCGTACTCTGGTCGACAACCTGGACTGGCACGTGGCACCGGGCGAATGCTGGTGCGTCATTGGCCGTAACGGTGCGGGAAAGAGTACGCTCATGCGCACCCTGGCCGGCCTGCGCGATCCGGACGGCGGCACCGTGTCCATCCTGGGCAAGCCGATCGACAAGTGGCCGCTCACCGACCTGGCGCGCCAGCGTGCCTACCTGGCACAGTCGCGCAGCGATGCCTTTGCCTACAGCGCCATCGAAACGGTGTTGTCGGCCCGCCATCCCTACCACGCCAACCGCTACTGGGAAGGCAGCGACGACTATCTCGCGGCGCGCGCGGCGCTCGATTCAATGGAGGTGCTGGACCTGGCCGAGCGCGATGTGCGCACGCTCTCTGGCGGGGAGCGCCAGCGCGTGGCCATCGCGGCCATGCTGGCCCAGGATACGCCGCTGCTGCTGCTGGACGAACCGGCCAATGCCCTCGACCTGGCGCACCAGGTCAGCGTAATGCGCCTGCTCACACGCCTGTGCCGGGAACAGGGCAAGACCGCCATCATGATTGGACACGACCTGGGACACGCACACCAGGCGTCCACCCACGCCCTACTCCTGATGGGCGACGGCGAATGGCTGGCAGGACCGGCCGACGAAGTCATGTCCGCGCCCATCCTGAGCCGCTACCTGGGCCACCCGATTGAAGTCATCAGCCACGGCACGCGCCGGCTGTTTATCGCCACTGAGGAAGACGAATGA
- the cobO gene encoding cob(I)yrinic acid a,c-diamide adenosyltransferase, with translation MNDINERHRVRMERKKAIIDAKIAAADKDIGIIIVNTGNGKGKSSSGFGMVVRAMGHGMKVAVVQFIKGAMSTGEEKFLRRFPEEVSFHAMGEGYTWETQDRERDIAKAQEAWAMAKGFLRDPRIGLVLFDELNIALKYRYLDVDAVIADLLERPPMQHVVITGRGAPDELIEIADTVTEMNVVKHAFKAGIAAQAGTEW, from the coding sequence ATGAACGATATCAACGAGCGGCACCGCGTCCGCATGGAACGCAAGAAGGCCATCATCGACGCCAAGATCGCAGCGGCGGACAAGGACATTGGCATCATCATTGTCAACACCGGCAACGGCAAAGGCAAAAGTTCGAGCGGCTTCGGGATGGTGGTCCGCGCCATGGGCCACGGCATGAAGGTGGCGGTGGTGCAGTTCATCAAAGGCGCCATGTCGACTGGCGAAGAAAAATTTTTGCGGCGCTTTCCCGAGGAAGTCAGTTTCCACGCCATGGGCGAAGGCTACACCTGGGAGACCCAGGACCGCGAACGCGATATCGCCAAGGCGCAGGAAGCGTGGGCCATGGCAAAAGGATTTCTGCGCGATCCTAGGATCGGACTGGTGCTGTTCGATGAACTGAACATCGCGCTCAAGTACCGCTACCTGGATGTGGACGCCGTCATTGCGGACCTGCTCGAACGCCCGCCCATGCAGCACGTGGTCATCACGGGCCGCGGCGCGCCGGATGAACTGATCGAAATTGCGGACACGGTCACGGAAATGAACGTGGTCAAGCACGCGTTCAAGGCCGGTATTGCCGCGCAGGCGGGTACGGAATGGTAG
- the cobU gene encoding bifunctional adenosylcobinamide kinase/adenosylcobinamide-phosphate guanylyltransferase, with translation MTLTLVLGGARSGKSGYAEHRAADTGREVLYVATARACDGEMAGRIARHRAQRPAHWATVEEPVHLGDALATHASPSRVILIDCLTLWLSNVLFAGSEPFPEVGEIELPHSFVAERAALLSALASAKGDIILVSNEVGMGIVPMGAATRMFMDEAGRLNQALAAVCGEVVFVAAGLPLVLKASSCSPV, from the coding sequence GTGACGCTCACGCTGGTTCTTGGCGGCGCTCGTTCGGGCAAGAGCGGGTATGCGGAGCACCGCGCGGCCGACACGGGCCGCGAGGTGCTCTATGTCGCCACCGCGCGTGCCTGCGATGGCGAAATGGCCGGCCGCATCGCACGCCACCGGGCGCAGCGGCCCGCTCACTGGGCCACGGTGGAAGAGCCGGTGCATCTGGGCGATGCACTGGCCACGCATGCTTCGCCTTCCCGCGTCATCCTGATCGATTGCCTGACCCTGTGGCTGTCCAATGTGCTGTTTGCGGGGAGCGAGCCGTTTCCCGAGGTTGGCGAGATTGAGCTGCCACATTCGTTTGTCGCCGAGCGGGCGGCATTGCTGTCAGCACTGGCCAGCGCCAAGGGCGATATCATCCTGGTGTCGAACGAGGTAGGGATGGGCATTGTGCCCATGGGTGCGGCCACGCGCATGTTCATGGATGAAGCCGGGCGCCTCAATCAGGCGCTTGCCGCTGTGTGCGGCGAGGTGGTCTTTGTCGCCGCAGGTCTGCCTTTGGTATTGAAAGCATCATCATGCTCGCCGGTCTGA
- a CDS encoding iron ABC transporter permease: MHPFFRRMRHRAAVVISSLAILSLASLVVAGMTGSVPVPLADMPAALGELARGSNGTLAATLLELRLSRALVAFVTGAALALAGVMMQALLRNPLADPYVLGISAGASVGALASLLFMAALWVIDAAAFAGAVAVSMMLYLLARRDLRGGGAAEGGTSLLLLTGVILSSLCMAMVTLMLSIAPESRLRSMVFWMIGDLAGAPLRWVPWLVLFAGIVFALRSARSLNVLALHAEAASTLGINVGALRKGLFFCSGLLTASAVTSAGSIGFVGLIVPHACRFACGPDHRVLIPAATLAGGSFLVLADTLARTVLAPQQLPVGVVTALIGAPVFLYQLHRLHRK, from the coding sequence TTGCACCCGTTCTTTCGTCGTATGCGCCACCGCGCCGCGGTGGTGATCTCTTCCCTGGCAATCCTGTCGCTGGCCAGCCTGGTGGTGGCCGGCATGACCGGATCGGTGCCGGTGCCGCTGGCCGACATGCCGGCCGCGCTGGGGGAGCTGGCGCGCGGAAGTAACGGGACGCTGGCCGCAACCCTGCTGGAACTGCGCCTGTCGCGCGCGCTGGTGGCGTTTGTGACCGGCGCGGCCCTGGCGCTGGCCGGCGTCATGATGCAGGCATTGCTGCGTAATCCCCTCGCCGATCCCTATGTACTGGGTATCTCGGCTGGCGCATCGGTGGGCGCCCTCGCCTCGCTGCTGTTCATGGCGGCGCTGTGGGTGATCGACGCGGCGGCCTTTGCGGGCGCGGTGGCGGTGTCGATGATGCTGTACCTGCTGGCGCGGCGCGACCTGCGCGGCGGCGGCGCGGCCGAAGGCGGCACTTCGCTGCTGCTGCTCACCGGCGTCATCCTGTCGTCGCTTTGCATGGCCATGGTCACATTGATGCTGTCGATTGCGCCGGAGAGCCGCCTGCGCAGCATGGTGTTCTGGATGATTGGCGACCTGGCGGGGGCGCCTCTGCGCTGGGTCCCGTGGCTTGTGCTCTTTGCCGGCATCGTCTTTGCGCTGCGTAGCGCACGCTCGCTCAATGTCCTGGCGCTGCACGCGGAAGCCGCTTCCACGCTCGGCATCAATGTCGGCGCCCTGCGCAAGGGGCTGTTTTTCTGCTCCGGACTGCTGACCGCAAGCGCGGTCACGAGCGCGGGCAGCATTGGCTTTGTGGGGCTGATCGTGCCGCATGCCTGCCGCTTTGCCTGCGGGCCGGACCACCGGGTGCTGATCCCCGCCGCCACGCTGGCAGGCGGCAGCTTCCTGGTGCTGGCCGATACCCTGGCACGCACCGTGCTGGCGCCGCAGCAGCTCCCGGTCGGCGTGGTCACGGCGCTGATCGGCGCGCCCGTATTCCTGTACCAGCTTCACAGGCTGCACCGCAAATGA
- a CDS encoding cobalamin-binding protein, whose protein sequence is MIKILLAAMTAATALHAGAAITVIDDDGRPVTLQKPAQRVIAMSPHVTELLYAAGGGEKIVAGVDYSDYPEAARRLPRVGSNRLIDMERVIALKPDLIVIWLHGSSERQIEQIRTLGIPMFHSEPKKLEAIADSVARMGKLMGTEPVANAAAAGLRQQLAALQSRFGGRAPVRLFYQVWDKPLYTLSGGHIVSDAIGICGGENIYASLKVTAPIVSIESVLEADPEVIVSTDERSDVGGGVGIWKEFTSLTAVKRDNLFRLDGNLLNRSGPRMIAGAAQLCDRLELARQRRKGK, encoded by the coding sequence ATGATAAAGATACTGCTGGCGGCAATGACCGCCGCCACCGCCCTGCACGCGGGCGCCGCCATCACCGTCATTGATGACGATGGCCGCCCCGTGACGTTGCAAAAGCCGGCGCAGCGCGTCATTGCCATGTCGCCGCACGTGACGGAGCTGCTGTATGCGGCCGGCGGCGGCGAAAAAATCGTGGCCGGCGTGGACTACAGCGACTATCCGGAAGCGGCCAGGCGGCTGCCGCGCGTAGGCAGCAATCGCCTGATCGACATGGAGCGGGTGATTGCGCTCAAGCCGGACCTGATCGTCATCTGGCTGCACGGCAGTTCCGAGCGGCAGATCGAACAGATACGCACCCTGGGCATTCCGATGTTCCACAGCGAGCCGAAAAAGCTCGAGGCGATCGCCGACAGCGTGGCGCGCATGGGCAAGCTGATGGGAACCGAGCCGGTTGCCAACGCTGCTGCCGCCGGCTTGCGCCAGCAGCTCGCGGCGCTGCAGTCGCGCTTCGGCGGGCGCGCGCCGGTGCGGCTGTTCTACCAGGTATGGGACAAGCCGCTTTACACGCTCAGCGGCGGCCACATCGTCAGCGACGCGATCGGCATATGCGGCGGCGAAAATATCTACGCAAGCCTCAAGGTAACCGCGCCCATTGTCAGCATCGAGTCGGTACTGGAAGCCGACCCTGAAGTCATTGTCAGTACCGATGAACGCAGCGATGTGGGCGGCGGCGTCGGGATCTGGAAAGAGTTCACCAGCCTGACTGCCGTCAAACGCGACAACCTGTTTCGCCTCGATGGCAACCTGCTCAATCGCTCGGGGCCACGCATGATTGCGGGCGCTGCCCAACTATGTGATCGGCTCGAGCTGGCGCGCCAGCGCAGGAAGGGCAAATGA
- a CDS encoding adenosylcobinamide-GDP ribazoletransferase gives MHQLRLFFIALQFFTRIPIPRWVGFEQAWLHHASRYFPLVGLVVGAVAATVYLAASQLWPAPVAVLLSSAASIYLTGAFHEDGFADMCDGFGGGLTRERVLEIMKDSRIGTYGAVGAGLLIALKCTLLAHLPVAAAVAALLVAHPLSRLAAASLIWRLQYARDDGKAKPLAQEMSSAEFSIALACAMLPLIAAGTLGYLAWATLAACVAAAAVVAAWLGIKCVRRIGGYTGDCLGAVQQVSEVAIYLCIAASLAD, from the coding sequence ATGCACCAGCTGCGCCTGTTCTTCATTGCCCTGCAGTTTTTTACGCGCATACCGATTCCACGCTGGGTGGGATTCGAGCAGGCCTGGCTGCACCACGCGTCGCGCTATTTTCCGCTGGTGGGGCTGGTCGTGGGAGCTGTGGCAGCTACCGTGTACCTGGCTGCATCGCAGCTGTGGCCGGCGCCGGTGGCCGTGCTGCTGTCCAGCGCCGCCTCGATCTACCTGACCGGTGCCTTTCACGAGGATGGCTTTGCCGACATGTGTGACGGCTTTGGCGGTGGGCTGACGCGCGAGCGCGTCTTGGAGATCATGAAGGACTCGCGCATCGGCACCTACGGCGCCGTCGGCGCTGGCCTGCTGATCGCGCTCAAATGCACGCTGCTGGCGCACCTGCCTGTAGCGGCAGCGGTGGCCGCCCTGCTGGTGGCCCACCCGCTCTCGCGCCTGGCCGCGGCAAGCCTGATCTGGCGCCTGCAGTATGCGCGCGATGACGGCAAGGCCAAACCGCTGGCGCAGGAGATGAGCAGCGCCGAATTTTCCATAGCGCTGGCGTGCGCCATGCTGCCCCTGATCGCCGCCGGCACCCTGGGCTACCTTGCGTGGGCTACCCTCGCCGCATGCGTGGCGGCGGCAGCCGTCGTAGCCGCATGGCTGGGCATCAAGTGCGTGCGCCGCATTGGCGGCTACACGGGCGACTGCCTGGGCGCCGTGCAGCAGGTGAGCGAAGTGGCGATTTACCTGTGCATCGCTGCCAGCCTGGCTGACTGA
- the cobD gene encoding threonine-phosphate decarboxylase CobD, with protein sequence MLEHGGNLRQAAERFGRPLADWIDLSTGLNPHGYPAPAVAAAAWHRLPESDPALVAAACAYYGAPCMLAVAGTQSAIQALPALRPSSRVVVAAPSYAEHAHHWGMHGHTLRQVPYAALAAEVGNCDVMVVCNPNNPTGAVVPRTELLEWSAQLAARGGWLIVDEAFADTQPGMSVSSWASEPGLIVLRSIGKFFGLAGVRVGFVAAHEALLVQLADALGPWTVSGPAQQVAAAALHDSAWQRDTARRLEVEGRRLRTMLREAGLHSQGTALFQWWPEERAEACWEHMAKRGIWVRLFAHAARGIRIGLPADEAAWRALEQALREWRRMT encoded by the coding sequence ATGCTTGAACATGGAGGCAATCTGCGGCAGGCAGCGGAACGATTCGGGCGTCCGCTGGCCGATTGGATCGACCTGTCGACAGGGCTAAATCCGCATGGCTACCCGGCTCCCGCAGTTGCCGCCGCGGCCTGGCACCGCCTGCCGGAAAGCGACCCGGCGCTGGTTGCGGCAGCGTGTGCATACTACGGCGCGCCCTGCATGCTGGCCGTGGCCGGAACACAGTCTGCGATCCAGGCGCTGCCCGCGTTGCGCCCGTCCTCGCGCGTGGTCGTGGCAGCGCCGTCGTATGCGGAGCACGCTCACCACTGGGGCATGCATGGCCACACGCTGCGCCAGGTTCCCTATGCCGCCCTGGCGGCGGAGGTGGGCAACTGCGATGTCATGGTCGTATGCAATCCCAACAATCCGACCGGGGCCGTGGTGCCTCGCACCGAGCTGCTTGAATGGTCGGCGCAGCTGGCAGCGCGCGGCGGCTGGCTGATTGTCGACGAAGCGTTTGCTGATACCCAGCCGGGGATGAGCGTGTCATCGTGGGCCAGCGAGCCCGGACTGATCGTGCTGCGTTCTATCGGAAAATTCTTCGGTCTGGCCGGGGTGCGCGTGGGCTTCGTGGCTGCGCATGAAGCCTTGCTGGTGCAGCTGGCCGATGCACTCGGTCCGTGGACCGTCAGCGGTCCGGCGCAGCAGGTTGCCGCGGCGGCCCTGCATGACAGCGCCTGGCAGCGCGATACGGCCAGGCGCCTGGAGGTGGAAGGCAGGCGCCTGCGGACGATGCTAAGAGAAGCAGGACTGCACTCGCAGGGCACGGCCCTGTTCCAGTGGTGGCCGGAAGAGCGTGCCGAAGCATGCTGGGAGCACATGGCCAAACGCGGGATCTGGGTTCGGCTGTTCGCACACGCCGCGCGTGGCATCCGTATTGGCTTGCCCGCAGACGAGGCTGCATGGCGTGCGCTGGAACAGGCATTAAGAGAGTGGAGAAGGATGACATGA
- the cbiB gene encoding adenosylcobinamide-phosphate synthase CbiB: MLAGLTIPDLALLMLCGVALDYAFGETPRWHPLVGFGKVAACIERHANRGAGRIGRGIAAWMLAVLPVTALAYAACDMAGAALHVLLLYVCLGLRSLRDHNLPIACALARGDVALARRLTSRIVSRDTSQATEADLAKASTESLLENGNDAVFGTLFWFVIAGGPGAVLYRLANTLDAMWGYRSSRYLHFGRAAARLDDALNFIPARLTALSYVLLANDRRTAWRCWREQARAWPSPNGGPVMASGAGGLGVALGGAAVYDGITEQRPPLGKGRAAGGHDIARAWELVQSAALLWLAIACAAGLTMYLVGARHA; the protein is encoded by the coding sequence ATGCTCGCCGGTCTGACGATCCCTGATTTGGCGCTGCTCATGCTGTGCGGCGTTGCGCTTGACTATGCGTTTGGCGAAACGCCGCGCTGGCACCCGCTGGTCGGATTTGGCAAGGTGGCAGCCTGTATCGAGCGCCACGCCAACCGGGGAGCGGGCCGTATCGGGCGCGGGATTGCGGCCTGGATGCTGGCAGTCTTGCCCGTCACCGCGCTGGCCTATGCCGCATGCGATATGGCCGGCGCCGCACTGCATGTCCTGCTGCTCTACGTCTGCCTGGGCCTGCGCAGCCTGCGTGACCACAACCTGCCAATCGCCTGTGCGCTCGCACGCGGCGACGTGGCGCTGGCACGCCGCCTCACCAGCCGTATCGTCAGCCGCGACACATCCCAGGCGACAGAAGCCGATCTGGCCAAGGCGAGCACCGAGTCCCTGCTGGAAAACGGGAACGATGCCGTCTTTGGCACCCTGTTCTGGTTTGTCATTGCAGGTGGTCCCGGCGCGGTGCTGTACCGCCTTGCCAATACCCTCGATGCGATGTGGGGCTACCGTTCCAGCCGCTACCTGCATTTCGGCCGCGCCGCGGCGCGCCTGGACGATGCGCTCAACTTCATCCCGGCCCGGTTGACGGCTCTCTCCTACGTTTTACTGGCCAATGACCGGCGCACAGCGTGGCGCTGCTGGCGCGAGCAGGCCCGCGCGTGGCCCAGCCCCAATGGCGGCCCCGTGATGGCGAGCGGCGCCGGTGGCCTGGGCGTGGCGCTCGGCGGGGCCGCCGTGTACGACGGCATAACTGAGCAGCGCCCGCCGCTGGGAAAGGGCCGGGCCGCGGGCGGACACGATATCGCACGCGCCTGGGAGCTGGTCCAATCGGCCGCGCTACTGTGGCTGGCCATTGCATGCGCGGCGGGCCTCACGATGTATCTTGTGGGAGCACGGCATGCTTGA
- a CDS encoding cobyrinate a,c-diamide synthase: MVGTASARVLLVSAVASGQGKTSVTAALARKLVQRGQQVRVFKCGPDFIDPMLLARASGAPVDSLDLWMVGLAECRSRLAQAAREADVILIEGVMGLYDGTPSSADLAREFKVPVMAVIDASAMAQTAGALVQGLRDYGPVDMAGVIANRIASPGHAAMVAASLRGIPLFGTLGRQDKSLPERHLGLVMPAEQDDIEASINALADGFAFDDAAWDRLAPISFELSHIASPVAPMLEGVTVAIARDAAFAFLYPANLATLSAMGARLTFFSPLADEPVPPGADAVWLPGGYPELHGAVLSQAQSWKQSMAAAHARGVPILAECGGMMVLADSLVDQHGDKWPMAGLLPGQVAMQERLAGLGSQGLDTLHGVLRGHTFHYSQLATSELPASHTLKHPSGAQGEAVYRKGSLTASYFHAYFPSCPQAVAALLTGSSA; encoded by the coding sequence ATGGTAGGCACCGCATCGGCCCGGGTGCTGCTTGTGTCGGCCGTGGCATCGGGCCAGGGCAAGACCAGTGTGACGGCGGCGCTGGCGCGCAAGCTGGTGCAGCGCGGGCAGCAGGTACGGGTATTCAAGTGCGGCCCGGACTTTATCGACCCGATGCTGCTCGCGCGTGCCAGCGGCGCGCCGGTGGACTCGCTCGACCTGTGGATGGTGGGACTGGCAGAATGCCGCAGCCGCCTGGCCCAGGCCGCCCGCGAGGCAGACGTGATCCTGATCGAAGGCGTCATGGGCCTGTATGACGGCACGCCTTCATCGGCGGACCTGGCGCGCGAATTCAAGGTGCCGGTAATGGCCGTGATCGATGCATCGGCAATGGCGCAGACGGCGGGCGCGCTGGTGCAAGGCCTGCGCGACTATGGCCCGGTTGACATGGCCGGGGTGATTGCAAACCGCATTGCCAGTCCAGGCCACGCAGCCATGGTGGCCGCCTCGCTGCGCGGTATCCCGCTGTTTGGCACCCTGGGCCGCCAGGACAAGTCGCTCCCCGAGCGCCACCTCGGCCTGGTCATGCCGGCGGAGCAGGACGACATCGAAGCGAGCATCAACGCGCTGGCGGACGGCTTCGCGTTTGACGATGCTGCGTGGGACAGGCTGGCGCCGATCAGCTTTGAGCTGTCCCACATCGCGTCGCCTGTTGCGCCAATGCTCGAGGGCGTCACGGTTGCCATCGCGCGCGATGCGGCCTTCGCCTTCCTGTATCCCGCCAACCTGGCGACATTGTCGGCAATGGGGGCGCGGTTGACGTTCTTCTCTCCCCTTGCGGACGAACCGGTGCCACCGGGCGCCGACGCCGTATGGCTGCCGGGTGGCTATCCCGAGCTGCATGGCGCCGTCCTGTCGCAGGCGCAAAGCTGGAAGCAGTCAATGGCCGCTGCGCACGCCCGGGGCGTGCCGATCCTGGCCGAATGCGGGGGCATGATGGTGCTTGCCGATTCACTGGTCGACCAGCATGGCGACAAGTGGCCAATGGCTGGCCTGCTGCCGGGCCAGGTGGCCATGCAGGAGCGCCTCGCGGGCCTGGGATCGCAGGGCCTGGACACCTTGCACGGCGTCCTGCGCGGGCACACCTTTCACTATTCGCAGCTGGCGACGTCCGAGCTTCCCGCCTCCCATACATTAAAGCATCCGTCCGGCGCGCAGGGCGAAGCCGTGTATCGAAAGGGTTCGCTCACGGCATCGTACTTTCACGCCTATTTCCCTTCCTGCCCCCAGGCTGTCGCGGCGCTGCTGACAGGGAGTTCAGCGTGA
- a CDS encoding TonB-dependent siderophore receptor gives MTFPVSPRASMTALALAIVSPFAQADMASAPIDAIVITASRVPQAAADVLSDHVLLSADDIARSGATNVIDLLQQQRGIEVARNGGPGTNASVFLRGGDSKQTVVLVDGVRIGSSTTGIANWSALPLANIDRIEIIYGPLATMYGADAIGGVIQVFTRRGAGEPRLAAGISAGSEKHRAMDASIHGGTGRMHFAVTAAHDEEEGFSATVPGQFSYNPDNDGYAKTSASAQAGYRFDERHEAGLLFMASRMDAQYDAGAGSFDARSEQELNNVALYTRHQFTPVWQLRLQAARADDKARTFANPSATGISSVDTRQTLYSAQNDIALGRDLLQVLLERREEDVVASSTAGLTRGRTTNSGAVSYSLRRGAHIATASARLDDSSQYGSKSTGGLGYGYRITPHLRANASIGSSFRAPTFNELYFPRYGIASNRPETGRNAEAGLAYNGGAVEASTVYYRNRLTDLLVNAPRCPIEVATHPFGCAYNINEATLSGLSMGARATLGRVDLRGTVDFQNPRDDTTGKQLVRRARRHGNLSAEYAGATFSVGASLHASGKRFDDLANRTVLGGYGVLNVHASWRFAPDWSAFIRANNVTGKRYELARGYATAGSQVFAGLRYGTR, from the coding sequence ATGACCTTTCCTGTATCACCCCGCGCGTCCATGACCGCGCTCGCGCTAGCCATCGTATCCCCCTTTGCCCAGGCCGACATGGCCTCCGCGCCCATCGATGCCATTGTCATCACCGCGTCGCGCGTCCCCCAGGCTGCAGCCGACGTGCTGAGCGACCATGTGCTGCTCTCGGCCGACGACATTGCCCGCTCGGGCGCCACCAACGTGATCGACCTTCTGCAGCAGCAGCGCGGCATCGAAGTGGCGCGCAATGGCGGGCCTGGCACCAACGCATCCGTATTCTTGCGCGGGGGCGACTCCAAGCAGACCGTGGTGCTGGTCGATGGCGTGCGTATCGGATCGTCCACCACCGGCATTGCCAACTGGAGCGCCCTGCCCCTGGCCAATATCGACCGTATCGAAATCATCTACGGCCCCCTCGCCACCATGTACGGTGCCGATGCGATTGGCGGCGTGATCCAGGTATTCACCCGCCGTGGCGCGGGCGAGCCACGCCTGGCGGCCGGCATCAGCGCAGGCAGCGAGAAACACCGCGCCATGGACGCGTCCATCCACGGCGGCACCGGCCGCATGCATTTTGCCGTCACCGCCGCGCACGATGAGGAGGAAGGATTCTCGGCCACCGTCCCAGGGCAGTTCTCGTATAACCCGGATAATGACGGCTACGCGAAAACCAGCGCCAGCGCGCAGGCGGGCTACAGGTTCGATGAGCGCCATGAAGCAGGCCTGCTGTTCATGGCAAGCCGCATGGACGCCCAATATGATGCAGGCGCCGGCAGCTTTGACGCCCGCAGCGAGCAGGAATTGAACAACGTGGCGCTGTACACGCGCCACCAGTTCACGCCGGTGTGGCAGCTGCGACTGCAGGCGGCACGTGCCGACGACAAGGCGCGCACCTTCGCCAACCCGTCTGCCACCGGTATCAGCAGCGTCGATACGCGCCAGACCCTGTACAGTGCCCAGAATGACATTGCGCTCGGCCGCGACCTGCTGCAGGTGTTGCTGGAACGCCGGGAAGAGGACGTCGTGGCCAGCTCCACGGCGGGCCTCACGCGCGGACGCACCACCAATTCGGGCGCGGTGTCGTACTCGCTCAGGCGAGGTGCGCACATTGCCACCGCCAGCGCGCGACTGGACGACAGCTCCCAGTATGGTTCGAAGAGCACGGGCGGCCTGGGCTACGGCTACCGCATCACGCCTCACCTGCGCGCCAACGCGAGCATCGGCAGCAGCTTCCGTGCGCCGACCTTCAATGAGTTGTACTTCCCGCGCTATGGGATTGCCAGCAACCGCCCTGAAACCGGGCGCAATGCGGAGGCAGGCCTGGCGTACAACGGCGGCGCAGTGGAAGCGTCGACAGTCTATTACCGCAACCGCCTCACGGACCTGCTGGTCAATGCCCCGCGCTGTCCAATCGAAGTGGCCACCCATCCCTTTGGCTGCGCCTATAACATCAACGAAGCGACGCTCTCGGGTCTTTCCATGGGTGCGCGCGCGACGCTGGGCCGGGTGGACCTGCGCGGCACGGTCGATTTCCAGAATCCGCGCGATGACACCACCGGCAAGCAGCTGGTGCGCCGTGCGCGCCGCCATGGCAACCTGTCGGCCGAATATGCGGGAGCCACTTTCTCGGTGGGCGCCTCCCTGCACGCTTCGGGCAAACGCTTCGATGACCTGGCCAATCGCACGGTGCTGGGCGGCTATGGTGTACTCAACGTGCACGCCAGCTGGCGCTTTGCCCCTGACTGGAGTGCCTTCATCCGCGCCAACAATGTCACCGGCAAGCGCTATGAACTGGCCAGGGGTTATGCTACCGCCGGATCACAGGTTTTTGCCGGCCTCCGGTACGGCACCCGTTAA
- a CDS encoding histidine phosphatase family protein, which yields MELHLVRHPAPLAAPGMCYGRTDVAVAPEDTAAAVARLRPLLPVAPLFTSPLQRCAMLAHSLSGQAIVDARLSEIDFGSWEMRPWDNIARDEVDAWAADVVHYRPGGGESVLQMAQRIAHFHDALVLQRIERGTVICHAGSIRLLAARHRGLDPQAMALHAAATPHAIAYGEIVVLPGV from the coding sequence TTGGAACTGCACCTGGTCCGCCACCCGGCACCGCTGGCCGCACCGGGCATGTGCTACGGCCGCACCGACGTCGCCGTCGCGCCGGAGGATACGGCGGCCGCAGTGGCACGGCTTCGTCCCCTGCTGCCGGTGGCGCCGCTGTTCACCAGTCCCCTGCAGCGCTGCGCCATGCTTGCACACTCCCTGAGCGGCCAGGCAATCGTTGACGCGCGCCTGTCGGAGATTGATTTTGGCAGCTGGGAGATGCGCCCCTGGGACAACATCGCCCGCGACGAAGTCGATGCCTGGGCCGCCGATGTGGTGCACTACCGCCCCGGCGGCGGGGAAAGCGTGCTGCAGATGGCGCAGCGGATCGCGCACTTCCATGACGCGCTGGTGCTGCAGCGAATCGAACGCGGCACCGTCATCTGCCATGCCGGCAGCATCCGCCTGCTGGCCGCCCGCCATCGCGGCCTGGACCCGCAAGCGATGGCGCTTCATGCAGCGGCCACGCCCCATGCCATCGCCTACGGCGAGATCGTCGTGCTGCCCGGTGTATAA